The Deinococcus roseus genome has a window encoding:
- a CDS encoding helix-turn-helix transcriptional regulator, translating into MARKPDPAPTNPAHQSAFAALESLLDGLTLTLGSHAELVLHDFANPEHSVKAISGKVTHRKIGSPISPNVLSIMQEGNSAQPRLNVVNRTAEGRIIKTSTLPVRDEQGNVFGAVCINLDVTELRLAATLLTELGGGEPVSTQSFPLEVSETVHSVLDEEERRLGISLARLSRTEKQRLCALLDRRGVFQLQKAIPIVAKRLGLSRASIYSYLSELRQPETGNHDPIGPGT; encoded by the coding sequence ATGGCACGCAAGCCAGATCCTGCACCCACAAATCCGGCCCATCAGTCCGCTTTTGCTGCCCTGGAGTCTCTGCTGGATGGACTGACCCTCACGCTGGGAAGCCATGCTGAGCTGGTGTTGCATGATTTTGCCAATCCCGAGCACAGCGTTAAAGCCATCTCTGGAAAAGTCACCCACCGCAAAATCGGAAGCCCCATCAGTCCGAATGTGCTTTCCATCATGCAGGAAGGCAATTCCGCACAACCCAGATTGAACGTGGTGAACCGCACTGCAGAAGGCCGCATCATCAAAACCAGCACCCTGCCCGTGCGGGACGAACAGGGAAACGTGTTTGGGGCGGTGTGCATCAACCTGGATGTCACCGAACTCAGGCTTGCGGCAACCTTACTGACAGAACTGGGTGGCGGGGAGCCCGTCAGCACCCAGAGTTTTCCCCTGGAAGTCAGTGAGACGGTCCACAGTGTTCTGGATGAAGAGGAACGTAGACTCGGGATAAGCCTTGCACGCCTTTCCAGAACCGAGAAACAGAGGCTGTGTGCCCTGCTGGACCGGCGGGGCGTGTTTCAATTGCAAAAAGCCATTCCAATTGTTGCAAAACGGCTGGGCCTCTCACGGGCAAGCATTTACAGTTACCTGTCGGAGTTGCGCCAGCCAGAAACGGGGAACCATGACCCTATTGGCCCAGGCACCTGA